One stretch of Castor canadensis chromosome 12, mCasCan1.hap1v2, whole genome shotgun sequence DNA includes these proteins:
- the Mob1a gene encoding MOB kinase activator 1A, which translates to MSFLFSSRSSKTFKPKKNIPEGSHQYELLKHAEATLGSGNLRQAVMLPEGEDLNEWIAVNTVDFFNQINMLYGTITEFCTEASCPVMSAGPRYEYHWADGTNIKKPIKCSAPKYIDYLMTWVQDQLDDETLFPSKIGVPFPKNFMSVAKTILKRLFRVYAHIYHQHFDSVMQLQEEAHLNTSFKHFIFFVQEFNLIDRRELAPLQELIEKLGSKDR; encoded by the exons ATGAGCTTCCTCTT CAGCAGCCGGTCTTCTAAAACATTCAAGCCAAAGAAGAATATCCCTGAAGGGTCTCATCAGTATGAACTCTTAAAACATGCAGAAGCAACTCTAGGAAGTGGGAATCTGAGACAAGCTGTTATGCTGCCAGAGGGAGAGGACCTCAATGAATGGATTGCTGTTAACA CTGTGGATTTCTTCAACCAAATCAACATGTTATATGGAACTATTACAGAATTCTGCACTGAAGCAAGCTGTCCAGTCATGTCTGCAGGTCCCAG ataTGAATATCATTGGGCAGATGGTACCAATATTAAAAAGCCAATCAAATGTTCTGCACCAAAATACATTGACTATTTGATGACTTGGGTTCAGGATCAGCTTGATGATGAAACACTTTTTCCTTCTAAGATTG GTGTCCCATTTCCCAAAAACTTTATGTCTGTGGCAAAAACCATTCTAAAGCGTCTCTTCAGGGTTTATGCCCATATTTATCACCAGCACTTTGATTCTGTGATGCAGCTGCAAGAGGAAGCCCACCTCAATACCTCCTTTAagcactttattttctttgttcag gagtTTAATCTGATCGATAGGCGTGAGTTGGCACCTCTTCAGGAATTAATTGAGAAGCTTGGATCAAAAGACAGATAA